A genomic stretch from Gemmatimonadaceae bacterium includes:
- the udk gene encoding uridine kinase has protein sequence MKPLIIGIAGGTGSGKSTVARKVAEALPDASVAFLEMDAYYRDFRHLTLQQLQHVNWDHPDAFDVELLTAHLAALSRGERVEMPVYEFASHSRSTRTRAIEPADVVVIDGILLLSDPAVRELCDVKVFVDADPDIRLIRRIRRDTAVRGRTLESVLEQYLTTVQPMHLQFVEPSKRYADVIVPRGGSNTVAIEMIVAKIHRRLTARHLARAASPTPAFVPTAPADI, from the coding sequence GTGAAGCCGCTCATCATCGGCATTGCGGGCGGGACTGGATCCGGGAAGTCCACGGTAGCCCGCAAGGTTGCCGAGGCGCTTCCGGACGCCTCGGTCGCATTCCTGGAAATGGATGCGTACTACCGCGACTTCCGCCACCTGACGCTCCAGCAGTTGCAGCATGTCAACTGGGATCATCCGGATGCCTTTGACGTGGAGCTCCTGACCGCCCATCTCGCGGCGCTGTCGCGCGGTGAGCGGGTGGAGATGCCGGTGTACGAGTTCGCCTCACATTCTCGCAGCACACGAACGCGGGCCATTGAACCCGCTGACGTGGTCGTCATCGACGGGATCCTGCTACTCTCGGACCCCGCAGTGCGTGAGCTGTGCGATGTGAAGGTGTTCGTGGATGCCGATCCTGACATCCGTTTGATCCGTCGCATTCGCCGGGACACGGCGGTGCGCGGTCGCACGCTGGAGTCGGTGCTGGAGCAATACCTGACCACCGTGCAACCGATGCACCTGCAGTTTGTGGAACCCAGCAAGCGGTACGCCGACGTGATTGTCCCGCGAGGTGGCAGTAATACCGTGGCGATCGAGATGATCGTCGCCAAAATCCATCGGCGCCTCACCGCGCGTCATCTGGCGCGCGCGGCGTCGCCCACGCCGGCGTTCGTACCGACAGCGCCAGCCGACATCTGA